From Anticarsia gemmatalis isolate Benzon Research Colony breed Stoneville strain chromosome 16, ilAntGemm2 primary, whole genome shotgun sequence:
CTATTAACTCTAAACAACCTTATAGGAAATTAAGAATCGTTACAAAAATCCTCGTGCAAAGTTGCTAGTCACAAAAAAATAGGGGGCGTATCACTTCTTCGATCACTATCGACTTCCAGAATAGAGAATTCACTATAAACGAGATTAAAACCTTAAGACAAAACTAGTATTAAGCAACATTCCCAAGATCCAGTGCATCTAACACGTGTACACGAAGAGTGGCAGTTACCTCACCGGGAGCGCGGGCCGCAATTGTGTCATCCGGCCAATCTGTCCGGCCGCAGGCACGAACACCTTCCTTTGTTACACAACACCACATATCGTGTATGGAACAAGCAGTATATGCTGTTGGATACAGGaatatgaaatatgaaaaacaaatgtaatttttcagATCTAAATAGCTGGATCGATTTTAGAATATTTGAGATGGTTAAGTCTATACCTCGAGGTAAAGATCTaagtttcacaaaaaaacagGATTTGCTAATATtggaaaacaaaatgttgtctACTATGCTTTCAGCTGTAAACTACTGAATAAGTTTTAGTTACGTTAAGCAAGACGATATCTCGGAAAATAATACGATTGTTTCTAGAGATCTGAATAATTGGAGCTGCTATATTGAAGCTAATGACAAACTTATAATAGGCTTTCCTTAAAACAAAGATTAAAACTGTACTCATCactaaagtaattaatagaataataagtagGATTTCATCAATTTCTTATAtacattttccattattttatcaataagataaGCCATTCGAAATATATCCGTAAGTTGTAAGGACACAGcgatataacaatatatttttcactaTGAAATTCTCCAAATCTAATCACTTGAAGTTTACTCTAGGCATTTACAATTCCCGTTTATATGGAGTCAGGACTGTCTACAGGAGATGAGCAATCATCTCGTCACTTGTGACACGTAGATAACATCTCTTCGGGAAGCGATAGCAGTTAGCACGTGATAGAAAATGATAGTATTGGACCATTAGGCTCACGCGACAATTGAGAATATACACCGGACGAATGTAATCAAGAAAGTATCTTACAACTATTTAAAATCCATGTTGGTTTACAAAATTTTCTCTCTTAGTAGGTTTGTAAAAATTACGCAAATGAATAATCTTATAAATCTTAGGAACTGTCTCAAAAGTTTTACATTACATCATTATATACCTGTTCAAAAAGTTAAGTGATCTGTCTTTTCAATAGTATCTGTTTGTTTCTGTATGTAGCTgcatatcattaaaatattcgtttttATCTATGGAAGATACTTGTAGCTTAATAATAAGTGATTGGAACTCTGTCAAAAAAGTAACTATTATGTAAAACAGTTTCTTTAAGGCTATAAGATTCCTATAATCCAACAGTTTATTAGAGTGCCTTATATCCGATTCCTCTATTTTCCTTCATATTTTCCGGTCTATACTTTAAGTTGACCTagaaataacatataaatataggCTGATACATTACCAAAAACTCTCTGCACTAtcgcaaaaaataaatttgcaagCTAAAATTCCCATATATTAAGAACTTACGCTATATCTAAAATCGTTCACCCACACGTATAAACAATTCCCATGAACTGTACAACGTGTAAATCATAAAGTCTAAATATAAGGTCCACGACAGCGTGACGAATCCGGGACGGAGAGTAACCGCGTTATGTATTTGAACCGAGAAATTACGTTAATGAGCTTACCAAGGTAGGAATCGTTTTAATGGCTATTTGAGAATGAATTGCAGTGGAGATGAAAGGTCGAGGCTACGGCAAAGTTTTGCTAATATTAGACTAGCTTTtttagaggagctcgtggcttagttaataaAACCGCGTGGATCGATcgttgaggttaagctacgtttgccgAGATGGTTCtgaggatgggtgaccatattatacatataaagttcctccgtgtttcggaaggcacgttaaattgtgggtctcgagtgtcattttcaaagatctttgacagtcgttaacagtagtcagaagcttgaaagtctgacaaccagtcttaccgaatcTTTACCGatcttagtttattttattgatatttcatttttaatggcTCTTCTTATAAAAGTAATGTAGAGTTCTTCTATTCTACCATATGTAGAAATCAACATCCTAATCACAAATGAATTATTCTCTAAACTTAAtctaaaaagaaacaaaattaaactataataattaattatattattaaattaaattatattatttactacaataatttacaatatataaaCAAAAGGGAGTATGTAcagttgtttaataaaatttgaatcaaAGATCTAAAAACCAAGATTTTTGCCATACAACTATAGAGAACATAATTAAATGTCAGTTATAACGATTTCAATGGTCATAATTAAACTCGCAACCTTCTAAGGCTTCATTTGATTACTTCTGGGTGTTTATAGTATTTATACTTGTATTTTGTGtgtattattgtttatgaaTGACAAACAAAACGTATTAGATGCTAAAAAACTCCCGCAGCTATAACCCTGTATTCCgagtaattttacaaacatattatcaGCAAATAATTACCACCAATATTGATGATTTGCTCTTGTAAGttagtacttttacaaacatacaaacaacggtcacaaagtacaaccagaaccgaaacaactatttgtggagcGCACAACTAACTGTTCCTTGTGGGTATCGAACTCACGTCCtttcgacgcaatggtagcggcgtggcgaccttaatcactgcgccatgGCAGTCATGTGTTTGTGGAGAGCACAACCATTTTTTCCACTGAAAAAAACCGGCAACCGGATGGCAACTGGACGTAGTGTAATATAGCGGCGTGGAACTCACACTAACCTCTGCATTATTGCTCAGTAGAAAATGGCTTCATTTTTCGGAAATAGATGTATAACTATGTACCTTATTGTATTAATCTATGCCATTTAACTCTTGTAACTGGATAGGAGGGCCTGGAGTGTCAAGCCTAGTACAGACTCCATCTCCCACTAAAGTTCTAGTTTTAAGTCCTACCTTTGAGAgagataacaaataatttatattattatttactaatacgCGAATAATTTGGGATACTAGAAACCCTAAACATCGTAATTTCAGTTTAAACCTTACTTTTCCTTTTAAGTTACCTTAAAAGTGACCTCTATAAGTCCAGAATCTTCCCAAAGACCTATACACCTAGTAACCAACGTAAGTGCATAAGATCTCCTGCATACAATCTACACATCAGACCATTCATCTCGCGAAGGAAGCGCATGATTTAGATGCACACAATAACCTACTTCGTTAAACTGATCGCACTCTTACACGGGATGACAGACAACAAgcgagattttattacaatagataaataaagatttttatagtctactagctgacccggcaaacttCGTACCGCCTTACGGTtgattctttaatttaatttatattttgcatttttttttatttttctttccgtTAAAACCATCCTCGTAATTCAAGgaatactacaaaaaaataatttatgaaatcggttcagccgttatTGTGTTTAGCGCTTAGCAAAAAAAATTCAGTGCTTCGGTTTGATATTAAACATTTCGCAATTGAGATGTACCTATGGATTTCGTACTttggtttattaaaatttttcaatGATTTCCATTAGTAATTAGATCTGAATATGTTTTTcgagatattttaaaatctcgCAAAACCGTACCGTTCGTACTTGGATACCTTATTTTACAATCCTGAGGGTCAGATTCAGTGTATCAATAAGTTTCAGATAACCCATGTGGGTTAGCCATACTACTACTATGGTTAGATAGAGTGAtagcaaatatttgaaaacaattgcTAAACCACtatctgataagctatctgaaACTGATTCGTTAGTAGTGAAACGTACAGTAACTGTAAAATTTCTCAATACTCAGACGATTTGAAGTCAATGAATACGATTCCCTTTGACTCATGATACTCTCattaatttgacaaaaatacGATTAAGGAATACCGCTCTTTTTAACTGAGACCTTACTTAATACAAGAGTCTAATGAAAAATAACGTGTCAACACTTTACTCAGAAGAATGACTACTTCATTTTAAAGAGAACTTGAATGCAAATAAGAATACAGGATGCGTCCCAGCCACACTAAACGATTTGTAAACAAGACTAACAAACTAGGAAAAACTCGAGTATAAAATCAGTTATTTCAAGAACTCGCCACTGCACCATAATGCCGTTATCTTTATTGAAGCTTCCTTTCAACCCTGAGCACCTTTCTACGACGAGGATTAGATCCGAACTTATCCAGTTGTACCCTTTGTGTGTCACATGAGATACACAATCGCTGACCGACTTATAAACTCAAGTTAAACGAACGAATAAACAGTTTGTAACAGCTCCCTGTAGAAGCACAACGAATTTATAcaaagaaaagtttatttttatttaatttattaatacaaaagtGAATTGTAATTGGAACGAATAAATGCTAAGCGCCGTTCAATAAAGCAATCAACAGTGTCGATTAGAAATTGATTGCCTACACAATTTTGGCAGGCGTTTCAATTTAGTTAATTATGGCTTTTTggagtttaaataatattgttttatgtgttGTGTTGTTTATAATGTTGTCTAATACATGTGAGTACATTATCTTGAGTAGTATGAGTTCAATGACCTCTATTAGGTGGAGTGGGCGTCATGCAAATCATTTCATTCATTGCTCCGTCGCTAAGTGATGAGATCCTTTGTTTGATTTTTCGCTTATTGTCGATGAATAACACAGATACATGCAAGACATGCATAATGCATTTCATAATGAAGCTTAGACTTAAAAAAACGAATTCGTTGTGTAAAATGTTATCACGGATTATCTACTGGCTTTACATAAAGAATGGCTAATCAGAAacatagagtttttttttttttttttttttaataacccatatctgtcccactgcagggcaagggtctcctcccaaacgagggggaagggttaggccttgagtccaccacgctggccaagtgcgggttggggactttgcatgccctcaataaatgtattaaacaaatttttaggtatgcaaggtttcctcacgatgttttccttcaccgttggagcacgtgataattatttctaatacacacataacttcgaaaagtcattggtgtgttgcctcggattcgaacctgtgaccacttgcgtgggaggtgccaacttaaaccactcggctatcactgcttcttATAAATTTATATCCATTATTCACACAGTCTTTTATTCATTCCTTGGACCTTAATAAAGTTACTGAtgactttaaattattacaaagacATACATTGTTGTCTCATTTTTAAGTAGGCTTATATTTGCAAAAGTTTAGGATATCAATAGTTTGTTTTACTGTACATACATTAACTAATCTTTTACTAATGGCTAGCAatgtaaaaaaagaattttTGGCTAGTTTTAGGCCAGTAAAAACGCAATGTATGAGTATTTTGACTAGAAACACTTAATTAATTGATAGAGAATCGTCATTTATTTCAATCCTTCTGTTTAGTTCTTCTTGTCAACACATTCATCATTTAtctacaactagctgacccgcgcaacttcgcttgcgtcacattagagagaatgggtgaaaattttccccgtttttgtaacattttttactggtactctgctcctattggtcgtagcgtgatgatttatagcctctattctatctaacactgaaagtatttttcaaatcggaccattagttcctgagataagcgcgtttaaacaaacaaacaaactcttcagctttataatattggtatagatttcGACACATCTACCCCTAAAAAGTCTAACTATTTGCCAATATTCCAGGTACCGCAATCAAATGTTTCGAATGCAACAGCGCAAACAACTCCGCTTGCTTGGAGATGCACATCCCTAAAATGAACGCTATCGTGCCCGTCGTGGACTGCGCGCAGACACTCCCCAGTGATAAGAACAAGGAAGCCTTCTGCAGAAAGATTACACAGACGAGTAAGATATCTTCTGAGTGTCACTTCTAGAAATAATCGGGTTAAAATATCCTATATGCtaatctaggttataagctACATGTGTGCCGAATTTCGTGAAAATCTATGGATTAGTTTTTGTGTGAGACTATAACAAACGTACAGCCTTAATTACAAAGTATCCTATTTACAAAAATGAGTACGATAGTCGTATTTCTCTTCTACTTCTTAGCACAGACCTCCAGAATACAAGAGGCGGGGTTTTGCCACCACTCAAACCACGTGTAGATTGGGGATTTAGCATGTTTCAAAAATAGTTAAAGAAATGTTTTAGATTCAGTgataaatatttccaaaaccCAACCTCGTAGTATTTGCCTGGGTGTTAAATTCTCGACCATTGCGAGAGAGGCAAATGCCAAATACCGGTGATAGCACTGctgaattgaattgaaaacaATGAAGCTTTCTTTCCCGTCAAAACATATACTAAAAAGGCTGAAATTGGCGAATCCATACAATTCCATAGAGGCAGTGTAATGGTACACCTGCATAATTGAGAGTAATTCAGAGAGCACAATACCTTGCCATTATGTGATTAAATAATACAGACGTGTTTATTAGTGCGTGTAGGCGGCCTTATTCCGGATATTTAGCTTTTTGGATgcgaattatatttattttagcgcTCATAATTTTAGCAATAGGGATTTAAAGTAAAGTTTGGATGGACTTTGTGTGCCAAAACAGAGTTTGTAACTAGCTGAAAAGATAGGAGAACCTATTTTCATAGGTTCTTTGAGATGGCAAAGGTTTACCGTGTAATTTGTCAATCAGCGATAGGGAACAATACCCTATTTTCTAAGACTCTAAAATTTCTCAATGAGACCGTGGTTCCCGTTAGATAAGTGCCGAGATTAGATGTCAAGTTAAAATAAGGCTAGAAGGGTACTTAAGACTAGTCTTACGAGATTAGAAATCTTTTGCCTGTGGGCTCCATTTTATGTTAAAGTTCTTTGACTATTACTTCTGTGCGAAAAAACTTTCTATAGCATACTTCTGCAAGCATCtaaatattcttcttttttcaGTCTTACACGTCGACAAGACCCCTGAAGTCCGCATCACGCGCACCTGCGGCTGGGTCAAACACAAGCGAGAGTGCTACAAGGCAGACAACATGGACCACTTGGAGACCGTCTGCCAATGTTTCGGAGACCTCTGCAACGCGGCAACGTCGCTGCAACGCGTCAAAATGACAGTCTTACAAACTGTTGCCGCTCTTCTCGCCGCATACAAAACATGGCGgggtttttaaattaaaatagtgaaTTTTAAGACTGTTTTTGTTCTAAGTTGTGTGTTTAACGGACTTGTATATGTTGAAATTAGTATTTGTTTAGTGTATTAATCGAGTTTATTATGTTTCTGTGTGAGCCAGAGGGTTATCGCGACAGATTTACCTCAGTTACTTACAATAATCGTTATACTGAATAAATGTATCTATACAAacgtgttttgtttgttttattatgatctGTGTAGTGTAGAGTCTTATTCTGATTCTCAGTTTCATCTCTGTGATGAAAACAAAATGTCTGTTTAGAGCTTTTCAAACTCCTTACCTTATTTATCGCTAGCTTGTGTTTTCGTTCTCAAAAGCACTCTGTAAAGAAATTTGGCTCCTCGagaatttattcataatatttgatacaatactcttcatttattcaaaatttcaataaaatataaagtctAGAGTTTTTTCACTTTCAGTTTCCTTTATATTCTCTACAAAGTAAAAGCAATCTCAGACACTCGTAATAGCAAGAAAAATCCAATGTTCAAgcaatataagttattttacttGGTCCATATGGATTACTATACATTTTTAGAAGATTCTTTGCTCCTAGCAACAGATCCAAGATGTAGTAGGTGTTTTTATTGATACTCTTAGATTAATTGGTTTCAAGGCTACGAAGTTTCTTTAATCAAATATATTGGAAGTTCATTAAACAATTGTAGTTTATCGCTAACTGTTAATTGCATAGTGGAGTACACAGTGTGGTGTATCATGTAGCGTAATATAGGACCTGACTGCCTTTACGGCGCGgacggtagtgtatacgacttcCGTGCAGGAGGTCTCGGGTTCTAATCCCGGGTCGATCCAAAAAGTATTCTCCGAGTTTTCTGTGATTTTTTTTCAGAGATTGTaaggagttaggaagttgaggttgtgGACCTGCATGCTTCAGCACTTTTCATTTTTTCGTGAAGCAACTAAACTAAGTAGCGAAcgcagtatttatttaaaatggatggtcaaaataattcctaagatgcccgttagaggcgctgatcagattttctaaTTTCTCCATAGGCAGTAGGTACGTtctcgatagtcaatagtgatataaaatcgagctacagacgCCCTTTCTTAACTTTGTTGCAGTATTAGGTACATGCTACAAGCGCCCATGAGTCAACTCATCAATATCGTAATTATCGTTCCGAATAGTTCCGTGCTCCACAACTTAATGCCCCGGCTGATTGTAAACAGTCACACATCGGCCGGCCACTGCAGACCTCCTccgataaaatatatttattttatttatttactataatgttttatatagcTTTGTTTGTGTTCGTTT
This genomic window contains:
- the LOC142979455 gene encoding uncharacterized protein LOC142979455, whose amino-acid sequence is MAFWSLNNIVLCVVLFIMLSNTCTAIKCFECNSANNSACLEMHIPKMNAIVPVVDCAQTLPSDKNKEAFCRKITQTILHVDKTPEVRITRTCGWVKHKRECYKADNMDHLETVCQCFGDLCNAATSLQRVKMTVLQTVAALLAAYKTWRGF